One window of the Larus michahellis chromosome 24, bLarMic1.1, whole genome shotgun sequence genome contains the following:
- the RNF115 gene encoding E3 ubiquitin-protein ligase RNF115: MAEASAAAAAAVSQHRFFCHSCKGEVSPKLPEYTCPRCESGFIEEVTDDSSFLDGSGIDDGPSTQFAELWDHLDHTMFFPDLRPFLSSSSLDQDSRDNERGHQAHADLWGPSRPPRLPMTRRYRSRGSSRPDRSPAIEGIIQQIFAGFFANSAIPGSQHPFSWSGMLHSNPGDYAWGQSGLDAIVTQLLGQLENTGPPPADKEKILSLPTVTVTQEQVDTGLECPVCKEDYAVAEQVRQLPCNHFFHSNCIVPWLELHDTCPVCRKSLKGEDSTRQTQNPEASASNGFSSESQLHDRWTF, from the exons ATGGCGGAGGCctcggcagcggcggcggccgccgtgTCCCAGCACCGCTTCTTCTGCCACAGCTGCAAGGGGGAGGTCAGCCCCAAGCTGCCG GAGTACACTTGCCCGAGATGTGAGTCCGGCTTTATCGAAGAAGTCACGGATGATTCCAG ttttctagATGGCAGCGGCATCGACGACGGCCCATCCACACAGTTTGCAGAG ctttgggACCATTTGGACCACACGATGTTCTTTCCCGACCTCAGACCCTTTCTGAGTAGCAGCTCACTGGATCAAGACAGCAGGGACAATGAGAGGGGCCACCAAGCTCACGCCGACCTCTGGGGACCAAGCCGACCCCCGCGATTGCCCATGACGCGAAGGTACCGATCCCGGGGCAGCTCGCGCCCCGACAGGTCTCCTGCTATCGAAGG AATAATACAGCAGATCTTTGCGGGGTTTTTTGCAAACTCGGCGATTCCTGGCTCACAACACCCTTTTTCCTG GAGTGGGATGCTGCACTCCAATCCCGGGGACTATGCGTGGGGACAGAGCGGCCTTGATGCTATTGTCACCCAG CTCTTGGGGCAGCTGGAAAACACAGGACCGCCGCCGGCCGACAAAGAGAAGATCTTGTCTCTCCCGACGGTGACAGTAACTCAGGAACAAGTCG ATACGGGTTTGGAGTGTCCGGTGTGCAAAGAGGACTACGCGGTCGCGGAGCAGGTTCGGCAGTTACCGTGCAATCACTTCTTCCACAGCAACTGCATCGTGCCCTGGTTAGAGCTG CACGACACGTGTCCCGTCTGCAGGAAGAGCTTAAAAGGGGAAGATTCGACTCGGCAAACGCAAAACCCCGAGGCCTCGGCGAGCAACGGCTTCAGCAGCGAAAGCCAACTACACGACCGATGGACTTTCTGA